One stretch of Gemmatimonadota bacterium DNA includes these proteins:
- a CDS encoding HD domain-containing protein: MIPPPRADLMARRLTAAARRAGFGSAALARLEAAFRLAMQPRASRLPDEHHPDYLHPARTALILLEDLAIADPDLAVAAAVCETLRDELTTPLAAIQEVCGPDVAHLVQSVPRPASAGDELLEQLVTAPEPARVLALAERLDHARHLHLRPRADWQPLHHSTCTVYLPVAERTHPGLARRYRWWCRTFHRRYLF, from the coding sequence ATGATTCCGCCGCCGCGGGCCGACCTCATGGCCCGCCGCCTCACCGCCGCCGCTCGCCGCGCCGGATTCGGAAGCGCGGCCCTGGCCCGGCTGGAGGCCGCGTTCCGCCTCGCCATGCAGCCCCGGGCGTCCAGGCTGCCCGACGAGCACCACCCCGATTACCTGCACCCGGCTCGTACGGCGCTCATCCTGCTGGAGGACCTGGCCATCGCCGATCCAGACCTGGCCGTTGCGGCTGCTGTGTGCGAGACCCTGCGCGACGAGCTGACCACGCCCCTTGCGGCGATACAGGAGGTTTGCGGACCGGACGTCGCCCACCTGGTGCAGAGCGTGCCCCGCCCCGCCAGCGCCGGCGACGAGCTGCTCGAGCAGCTCGTGACTGCGCCCGAGCCCGCTCGCGTCCTCGCCCTTGCCGAACGGCTCGATCACGCCCGCCACCTGCACCTGCGGCCCCGCGCCGACTGGCAGCCACTGCACCACAGCACCTGCACCGTATACCTGCCCGTCGCAGAGCGCACCCACCCCGGCCTGGCACGTCGCTACCGCTGGTGGTGCCGCACCTTCCATCGACGGTACCTGTTTTGA